cttcctcccaAGGCTAATTTAGCACAGGACCCTTACTGGtactaaggagctataaggaatcccacaatccttagCGGGACATGATGTATAAGCATAGCCCCCTCAcataaaccaatgaaaatgtccagagagaagagagtgcacactttgtagttcattttcaggctgtaggcctggatttgacccACATCATCCATGCGTTTCCGTCATGAATGACATCGTCTGActtcagcacagcagtccaTGCTCCTTTCCTCActataatagagttcttactgttgaccccatgaaaggtcaaggagcaggagctataattagaacatttcagACCTTAATATACATCAGAGGTTTGAGAATTAGACTACTTCTGAAAATAGTGACTTAAATATAAACTGCTAGTGTTGCAACAACAATCTGAtgaacctttattttattttatttttattactgatTTTACAACAACTATTAGAGATCTTTTTGTAACGCCTTGTATattccttctttttttgttctcccAGGTCATCCCTTGGCACCGGCACACCTGTCAGTAAAATAATGTTGGGCGAATGACCCTTGAGAAACCCAACTCCTCACTCCTGTGATCTGAGATCAGCTGCGTAAAACAGCAGAACTATGCAGTGGAGGCGGCGCCACTGCTGTACCCACGCGGCTAAACTTCTGTATCTCCTCTCACTGTTGGGTCTCCTGGTGTTTTTGGTCCACCAAGTGTGGCTCCCCAAGCTCTCCGGTACCCCGTGGTGGAGGGGCTACCCTGTGGTGTACGGAGGCACGGTGCTTCATACCACCAAGAACAAATGGAACAGCAGCGCAGCACATGCGGTGTGGAGGTTCGGGAATGTTCCTCAGCAACCTTTTAGGGCAGAGGCTACCATCGGCTCATCTGAGAGGCACAACGGCTCTTTCTATCGAGGTGACACCAGCTTTGAGAACAATTTGACTGCCAACACCAGCCAGAGCCAAGAGGGAGCACATAATGCTACCCTGACCCACGGACCTTTCCCCTACATCATCGATGAGCCGGGTAAATGCGCAGAGAACCGACCTGCCCCGTTTCTGGTGCTGCTAATTGCCACAGAGGCTCGTCAGGTGGAAGCAAGAAACGCCATCCGGCAGACTTGGGGGAACGAGAGCATTTTCCCTTCTCTGGGATTTATCCGACTGTTCCTGCTGGGGAAAAAAGAGGGAGAACTGGGACTTCTACAGCAGAAGATGCTGGAGTCAGAGAGCCGGAGGCATCACGATATCATTCAGCAAGACTTCCTGGATTCTTATAAAAACCTGACGATAAAGACTCTGATGGGAATGAACTGGGTGGCGATGCACTGTCCGAAGGCAAGCTACGTCATGAAAACTGACAGCGACATGTTCGTCAACACCGAGTACCTCATCTACAAGCTGCTCAGGCCGGATCTGAAGCCCAGGAAGGACTACTTCACAGGCAACAACATGAGAGGCTTTGCACCCAACCGAAATCAAAACAGCAAGTGGTACATGCCTCCCGAGCTCTACCCGGGCGACAAGTATCCCACCTTCTGCTCCGGGACCGGTTACGTCTTTTCTGGAGACCTGGCCGGGAAAATCTACCGGACCTCCCTGAGGGTCCGCCGCCTGCACCTGGAGGACGTGTTCGTGGGAATCTGCCTGGCCAAGCTCCAAATCGAGCCCACGCCTCCGCCCAACGGGTTCCTGTTCAACCACTGGCGGGTGTCGTACTCCAGCTGCAAGTACAGCCACCTGATAACGTCCCACGGGTTCCATCCCAACGAGCTGCTCAAATACTGGCATCACCTTCAGAGCAACAAGCACAACGCCTGCATCAGCACGTTCAAGGAGAGAACGGGCCGAGCACACCCCCGCAGACCCAACAGAGACAAGCAGGCCCGTTTGCTGCAACACTGACAGTACCGTCTAAACCATTTAGATCTGTAAACAGCTTGATATCATGTGATGCACCTTCATGgcaacatatttaaaaagaaaaaccaaatgtgtacaaactaataaaatcctgTGAAATTGTTGCCGATTTTCAACTAATACGTTTCTACTGGACTGAGACGCTGAAGAACCACATCAACAGTTCTGTGAATTGGACTGGAGTAGAAAAGAAACgtctgtaaaatattaaatctgtTGTAGAGTCTCATAACCTGAAGCAGgcaaataaacatttccaaCAGAGCAACCAAAGCATCTCAGAAGTTGTtgtggggggggaaaaaaagttagcGGGCGGCTGCAGTGAGAGACTGGAGCGAATCCATCTTGGAAATCAACACATGGACAACAAGGTTCAGCTCCGCATTGAGCAATCACCAAGCTGTCTGGACATTTGAGCCGGTTTCAGAAACATAAAggaagtaaaagaaaacataaaatgacAAGACCAGCAGAAATCTTAGTATCATTCTTAAAAGCAGTGGTTTTCAACAAACATGTTAGAGTGAGATTTACTCATTGACCCTGTTGGTTTTTTCCAGGGCTGGCCACCACCGAAGCTCCGACTCTGGCATCAATAAACCCAAACCATTTCCGCCCAGCTCTGACCAAAGAGGGAAATCGCTAATAAAAACCCAACTCATTGTGCATAAAGTTGTGTatgaaaataaattgtgttcTTACCCACTGACTTAGtcatggctgtaataaacacaAGCCAAAGGTCTGACTTTCCAGCAAATATTGGGAGTTTtaatgttttgggttttttctttGGAAGAAAGTGTTTAtgacaaaaaggagaaaataaattCTGAAATATATGACTTTACAGCTATGATTATGCTTATCCTTAAGTAATCTTAAAGTAGATCCAATgtgataaaagtaaaaacacattgaaacttAACTTTTCAAATCacatttatgtgaaagaccaattTGGGCCTTTAGGTATaaagtgtcccccccccccatctaaCTCTTGGTTCTCCAAAATTAATAATGCATCAGACTCAGCACTGTCTATTAGCTCAGTGAAGGTGGTAATGACATCATGCCAAAATGCCTGTTCATTTTTTGAATGGGTTTtcccactaaaaaaaaacatttggggTTCTTATAACAGAAAGGGCATAAAATATGTAGCTAAATTTTATGAGGGACTATTTTACGGTCCTaacttccatttcttttttccaaaattgaACATTTGGAATGAAAGAGCTAATAAGCACGCAAAACTCAAGTTGTTACTTGTtctgttacaataatattaggtaataaataactttgcttcaaataaagaagtttatgttaaCTAGATTGTTAGTCaatcatttaatagtcaatATTGTTTATATGAACAGCAATTTAACCCAACAAAAGTAAAGCTGTAAAACTGGGGAGGGTTAATGCAGTTTGGTTGACCCTCCCCCATGAACTCAAGAATCTAGGGAAATAATTGGGCATTAATTGGGCATACATTCTGCCACCAGTGCAGAAACACCACTTCTGACAAtcaaaccaccagcccagttcatagactgtttcagcacaagctgaATTGTATGGAAAtactacatgctacatttgtccttctacatatttttcttccaaatactttttatttcttctgagggTTTTACAGTTTTGAGGGTGTCCTTTAGGGATGCTTATGTCTCGTtcttctgtaaatgtttttaatttgggtcTGCCTCTTATGATTCTGAGagtctcaccaaaatgtcattatggttatATAACTATAAAGACTCTTGAAAATTTAGTTCAGAGCCCTACTCCTCTCTCTCATACAGTACCTTCACTCAGACTTTGTctgcaaattaaaacttaaagcttAATCAACAAATCAttatcagaatgaaattgtattctgatCTAGAGGGTtggtttatgatccataatcCAATCAGCGTCCATCTAAACGCTTGTTCCGATTAATACATGAACTTACAGCGCCTGCATGTGGAGGTTGGGCTGCAGTGCTGTGCAGCACAGAGCATTTTGGGATGATGACCATTTCCTCCCGTTCTCtcaacagcaacagcaggagTTCTCCACCATCTCAGAACCTGGTGCAGGTCCATTCTGTGGACCCGCACCAGAACCAACGCACCTCTgcacttattttttattttatttacacaggaagaagtacaaaacttctgcagttgttttatggaaattcatcaactctgctaatgtcagagagtttctattttgaataaagcttggtgcggCATGGCGAGTGATGCATTAATCGCGGCACATCGAATGGATAACGAAATTCGTTGCCAATgcttttgttggtttttatcAATTCATTTTTGCAGCCCTAGCTGATATATTAGCTTGTTGATACTAGAGCTTCCGTCTGCAGCAATAATGGGATTTATGAAGTTAAACAGTTCCCATTTACCGTAGAGAAGTTTCCAGTAATATCAGACTGTGGCTCTCAGGGTAGGATAAACTAAACCGCTTAATTCTCAGAACCATCAGGGTTTTAGCATCAGCCCTAGTTAACCACTGGGGATGTTCCAGGTGAAACACCACGTGAGACCTGCTATTCTTACCGTCACAGACTTCAGGGTCATGCCGTGGTAAGTGCCCATGGTATCGATCTTGAAACCCTCAGTTTctgcaaaataacaaaatggtaaaatggtaaatggtaaatggactgaacttatatagcgcttttccggtcatgctgaccacccaaagcgctgtacactatagccacattcacccagtcgctctcactaacgctcacacatttatacaccgagacgcagctcggtaggcaacttggggttaagtgccttgcccaagggcacatcgacatgtggcaaggggaagctggaatcgaacccacaaccttctggttgccagacgactactcaacccatcaagccacagtcaccccgGCAAAGAGCAGCACGTTATGGATGTACGATACTGTTAACGCGGCATTTAAAGCTCAAGATACTGTTGagaaacaaattcaaaactACATTAACAGTGATTTGTGCTCATTTCAATTCCTCACCACTTTTTTATTACTTCAGcaattttaaatgctttatatCCAGCTTTTCTGGGTACAGAGGACAATGCAAcaacctagggctggacgatatttcaacaacaatatatatcgatcgatagacgtgtggcgcaaTAGGAagaaatagggtcgataaaacttcaatatagagacagttttccttagTTGAtgcatattagttgatgctacagtcactacttcctctcgaccaatcgtaatcgcggacccaggcacgccgtcacaaagcgccgccctctcaaaccacaacacagagcacgtgaatatgtcgcagcaaggagcggcggaggaaacggtcccaaaacgaggttttactagttcgccagtctgacagaaataaaccacagtggtttgtaaaacttgcaaggaaccggtaaaaacaaagtctggtaacgcaaccaacttgtttcatcacgtaagctgctcacacccgcagcagcgcgagttGTGTCAGCC
This genomic window from Fundulus heteroclitus isolate FHET01 chromosome 6, MU-UCD_Fhet_4.1, whole genome shotgun sequence contains:
- the LOC105925196 gene encoding beta-1,3-galactosyltransferase 2 codes for the protein MQWRRRHCCTHAAKLLYLLSLLGLLVFLVHQVWLPKLSGTPWWRGYPVVYGGTVLHTTKNKWNSSAAHAVWRFGNVPQQPFRAEATIGSSERHNGSFYRGDTSFENNLTANTSQSQEGAHNATLTHGPFPYIIDEPGKCAENRPAPFLVLLIATEARQVEARNAIRQTWGNESIFPSLGFIRLFLLGKKEGELGLLQQKMLESESRRHHDIIQQDFLDSYKNLTIKTLMGMNWVAMHCPKASYVMKTDSDMFVNTEYLIYKLLRPDLKPRKDYFTGNNMRGFAPNRNQNSKWYMPPELYPGDKYPTFCSGTGYVFSGDLAGKIYRTSLRVRRLHLEDVFVGICLAKLQIEPTPPPNGFLFNHWRVSYSSCKYSHLITSHGFHPNELLKYWHHLQSNKHNACISTFKERTGRAHPRRPNRDKQARLLQH